ACATACAGCTACGTTCTTGACACAGACACACTGATACATGCTTGAGTGTAGATATGATGcagttttgtctttgtctttGGTTTTCACATCATTTGCTTATGCAGAATGTGTGTGGCTCTGCATGAAAGTTGTActgaaactgtgtgtgtgtgtgtgagtgcacTGCACGTGTGATGCATGTATGTTACTAACTGGCCCTTTTGCCTGTCTGCCCTCGTCAACTGGTCTCCAGGGGAGACGTTTGACAGGCAGGCCAGCATCCGCCGCTCCCTAATAAACACTGACACTCTGGTCCGCCGGCCCAAGAAGGTTAAGCGAAGAAAGACTATTTCAGGGGTGCCTGACAGCGTCCAACTGGAACTAGGTATGGTATGGCTTTGCCAGCTCTCTCTGCTGCTGCTCCTGCCTCTGCCTCACCTTTTAGTTTCCATGAGTTTCATGTAGTACTGTAGCTGTCATGACCATCTAATGTAGTTTGACATGATCGTGCCTCATTCCCATGTCAATGCATTTTCTGTGCATTCATTTTAGAAACTTGGAATTATCCTAATCTGCGCTCTTTCTTTatccaaaataaattatattgagTCTCAAATCATGTATCGATTTGGTAATCTTAGCAAAATCTCTCATGCCCTAAATTTTGATTTACTTCTCTTTTCACTGAGCCTTTGCATGCATATTCTTGACGCTCTCTCTGTTATATAATCTCAGCATCCAACAGCTGCATCCAGCGGCATTCCATTTCCCACCACTCCCCTGGGTCACGGTCCCTGATTCTGTTTAGTTTGCTTCCTGTTAGTGTATGTGAGTGCTGATTTTGGagccattgttggaaatggCATGCTACATTCTGCTTTGCAGCCAACTGAAGCCACTGCATAATCCCCTATTCAGATTCCTCTGGCAAAACACTTCATATTTCATCAGGGAAGTAATGGAGGGGGAAGGGGAGGTAAAAGAGATGTAGTTGAAGAAAGAAAATTGCAGATAGTCATCAGCGTTGGGTGTGAATTATGAGCAAGTTTCATATATATCCATTTTCAATAACACTAGCACAGCGTTAAAATGCCATTTCTGTTTGTGCACATGCCAGATTATGGGGATTGTGGAAAGGGCATTCTGCATCACTATTTGTATTTTCTATTTGTAGATAAGCTTTTAATCAACCCTCTTTTATCAGAACAGATGGGTGTGGGGGAGAAATAGAGTGTCAAGCTCTTTAAAGATGTTTTGCTGATAACGATGCACTATAAATCTGCATTAAGCCCCATTCTGTTGTTTATATATGCAGAGGTAAGGGCTAACTTCAGGCACCAGTGTCATATATCTAAAACTAAAGTTGATCTGATGCTTTTAAGACAAGTCTGTGTCTGGTGGCTATGGTAATTTATTTCCTAACATTGACCATGACGTTAAGAAGATGCAAAGATTACACTCTGCGGTGTGCTTATGATGGTAACAGGAGGTGTAATGCATTAACAGCCTGTGGTTTGCAACTAAACTCTAAAAATGTGTTTGCACGCATATATGAATAAGCCCATAAATATGTGTGGTTTGTGTGGAAGCATGTTGCCAGGTCCTCCTTTTGAAGATCCTTGATTTAGTGCACACACTCTCATTGACACCCAGGAATGAACAACATATTTGCTATAAGCCATTAAGTTATCAGTCTTAATCAAAGTTTCCAGAAGTCATTAACATGCCACATGTGGCTGCagctaattaaattaattatctCTCAGCAGAGAGGGTTAATCTGATTGGCAGCTGATGTCACAAAGAGACGGATGggagagaaacagaaacaagCAGCTGTAGAATTTGTCATAATTgtctcttttctgtttttctctgcAGCTGTTAAAGGGCGTGGAGGAGAGCTTCGGCCACAGTCCATGTTTATACCTGGACAGTATTCAACACTTGGGCGAGTCATAAATGGGAATTCAACTCTTCGTCGATCTATAACAAAAGATTCTGGCTGCCAGACTGAGGATGTGAAAATCGTCCCACCCTCTGTGAGGAGAATACGGGCTCAGAAGGGACAAGGAATTGCCGCTCAGATGGCCGGCATCTCCACCTCTGCCATGAACATCTCTTCTGTTTCTGATGGGACCTCCCCTGGAAATTCAATTGTTGTAATGGCACCACAGTTTGGGAATGACATCCAGCGTTTTCACAGCTTGCCGCGAGGCGCACGGGTCTCTCTTAACGCAGAGCCCCTTTACAGTAGCACCCCTTTCAGACAAGAAGACTCCACTGCAAAACCAACTCAGCAGATTGGAAAATTACAAGTAGATGATACTGTGGTGCACATGAGGAATGCCCCAAGGGTATGCACCCAAGCACGCCCAAAATCTCAGGAGGTTAGAGGTACTCAAAGAGAGTGGGGATCTGTTTCGGGACCAGCCTGTGTAGTTTCTCCACATGCAGCCTACTCAACCTCCCTCATACCTAATGCTACTCTATCATGTTCTGCTGAGGTTATCGCACTTCACACCACATCAAGCCCTGGCCAGAGTCCACTTGCTGGGTCACCGTATGCAAAAGCTAGACCTCTTAGCATGGTCTCAACTGAGAGCACCAGCAGTGTAGGCACAAGATCACACACACCAGAAGCTGGAGCGAAGGATACCTGCAGTGAGACCGGCCAGTCCGATAGCAGTTTGCACAGCCACAGCACTCTTGCCGCAGGAACACTGTCTTCGGAAGAGCAATGGATTTACGACACTCCTGAGAATGTCTTGCCCAGAAGGACACTATCTTCCAGCTGCTCAACACCCATAAATCATCTCTACAGTAGCCTTGAACGCTCCTCAAAAGGCACAGACTCTAGTTCGCTCTACTCTATGGACAACGACGGCTACTACACTTCCATGCATCTGGATTCAGGCCTTCGGTCAAGGAGCCAGGGTAGCGGCCACGGTCATGGCATTGGAGGAAGAGCGGCAAGACACAGTATGTACGAGTGCCTGGGTCAACAAGAAGACCGAAATAGCTTGTACAGTGACAGGTCACTGTCCCGTTCCATTTCTCTACGCAAGCCTAAGAAACCACCTCTTCCACCAGCACGCACAGACTCTCTGCGACGAAAGCCTAAGAAAAACAGCTCTCCCAGTGCCAATATTAACCAGTCTGCTATCAGCAATGGTTCTCTACTCAATGAGTCGTTGATTGCCACGCTGCAACAGTCACTTCAGAATGGGCTGAAAGGCAAAGGCTCTTCCACCTCACCGTCTCACAGTCCTTGTAGTGACTACGAGGACCCCTGGATGATTCGTTCCAGGAGTCAGAGCAGCATCAGTGCAGGCAGTAGTGGTGTATCAGCTACAGGGATGGCTCACGTGTACTCCATTTGTCCCGTCACACCTTCTCATAGTGACACTAGTAGCCTCCGTTCTGATTATGCAGACTCTTGGGGCTACTACATGGAGTACCCTCGTCCATCTGGAGATCAGACACAGTCAGCATGCACCAATGCTGGACAAGTAGTTGAGATGGCAAATGGGAAAAGCCTCCACAGTGGTAACCAGGCTAATCTTCCTCCTGCTCAGGAAGGAAGTGATGTGTCTGTGAAGCCCAGAATAGGCACCTCGTCACCGGATAGGGTACATCGGTTGACTTCTCCATCAAGTGGATACTCAAGTCAGTCCAACACTCCAACAGCTGGCACTCCCGTTCCTTCCTTCATGAGATGCATGTCCCCATCAGGCAAACCCAAACCTAGAGTGCCTGAAAGAAAATCATCCCTGCTTTCATCTGTATCCATATCCTCCTCTTCCACTTCTCTTTCCTCCAACACCTCTGATTCCAACAGAAACAATATTCCTCATCCACCTCCTCTTCCAGCTGGCCCTGTACCTTTTAATTCTCAATGCTTTCCTCCTCCCCTTCCACCCTCCGGCCCTGTTTGCACTATAGACCAGAAATTTCCTCCTCCACCACCTCCTTTACCCACAACCCCTAATCAACAAGCATCTATGAGCCCTTCTTACATCAATTCCTCCCCTGAATTTCCACCACCTCCACCTCCAGAAATCTTGACTGACCTCAACAGATCTTTCAGCcctccaccaccaccaccactgCCTGCTTACTCTCCACCCCAAAATCAACACCTACCCAGCTTGACACCACCTACACCTTCTTCTGCCTGCTTGAAGGAAATTAAAGGCAGCCTAAAACCAGTGAACCTAGAAAGAAAACCAGTGTCGCCTCACTCTGAGGAGCCTAGTAAGATGCCTCTCATCACTCCTTTTGCCCTGCAGAGTGTGCAGCTTCGGCCAGCTAAAAGGCCAGAAAACAATGGGGTCAGTCAGTTAGCCAAACCCCAATCACCAGAGAAGCCTCAAAAACCAGATCATCCCACAGTTCCTCAGGGCATCCCTTGCACACCTCCAAATTTAAGGCCATCTCCGGAGAAAAAACTCTCCATCCAGCATAGCCAGGATAGCCATGTTGAAACAAAACCTGACTGTGTAATATCACATTCTGAACAGACATCTTGCCTTACAAATGGTTCCATAGATCTTGGTGAGGTTAAGGATACATCTGAAGTAGATGGTCTTGAGACAACCCCAAACACTACACCCAAGAAGAAGCCTCCTCTGATTTCCAAAAAACCCAAGTTTTCTCTCATCTTTACCTCAGTGGATCATGTCAGTGATTTACTGAATGCTCAAAATGACGATAGCATCTCTATAACTACATCTGAAGATCTAGACTCCACACCTGTGCCAGAACAGGAAGAAAAAACTGAGAAGGAAAGCATTGACATTTCCACACCTCCTGAGGAGATAAAAGACATTTCTCCCACAGATGGTGAAGCTCAGGAGTTTTCCCAGACTCCTGATGCAGACAAGAGCGCCTCTGAAGCAGAGGATGAAGAAAGAGATGATGAAGACGTAACCAGCAGCACAGGATCTTTCGGCTCTAAAGATGATGAAAGCGGTGAGTTAGATTTTCCTAATTTTACTCTGTGGGGTTGGAGATCATTTATTAAACTGGATGAcacaaaatcatacaattttaaatactcTGGCCTTTTTAAAGAGTCAGGGAGACTATTGTATGACATTGTGATCTCAAGCTCTAAATTACGTAAAGAGAGATGATAGGAACAAGGGGATGCACATTAGATTGGTTCACTTCCACAATaacaatttcctgataatttactcacccctatgtcatccaagatgttcacgtctttctttcttcagtcgaaaagactgtttttgaggaaaacatttctggatttttctccatagtggacttcattggtggccaatgggttgaagctccaaattgcagtttcagtgcaaaTACACAAGAAATAatgatcttatctagcgaaacaattagtcattttctaaaaaaaaatgtaatttatataccttttaaccgCAAACGCCCTTCTTTCACAGTCTCGACCTCACGTATTACGTAATCAAACATAAGTGATATCggcaaaagtaccgacccagtgtttacaaagcgaatgtgcaaagaaaatcaaatgccctttacaaaaaacaacacagtcagacgattttgaagtttgaggagaaaatgagatggagtttttcaccctcagacaaagaactaagcactttgaagctgcgttgaaactgcaatttccactatatgaagaaaaatcctggaatgttttcctcataaaccgtaatttctttttgattgaagaaggaaagacatgaacatcttggatgacatggggtgagtaaacctccaggaaatttttatcctggaagtgaactactttaAAGCAGCAGGTAGCCGAGTAAATCAGGGCTTAGAATGGGACATTCCCATTGTTttacatctctctctctttcctcaaCTCTTTCACTATATTCCTTCAGTCACCCCTCCTCTCTCACCATCTGTCCTTTTGACTTCTATTCTTATATATCCttctattgttcattctttcatttataGATTCTCTCACTAGTTGTTTTACATGCATGACATGacaaatgtaaattaatcataatattaataattaatgaatattAAGAGTACTGACAGCAGCTATACGCAGACATCTCTTGAATATGGTAATCAAAGCAGTGGCTTTTTAATAAGGGTATGCAGCTTACTTATCCCGACTAGGTTTGTAGGTATTTCtctcttacatttttttaaattattacagcTATAGAAAATATGTGCATGTCTCTTAACATCAACGGCCTCACAGTGTCCACACTCTCTTCCACTCAGTCAGAGTGAGGATAGAATGGGACAGCATTCCCAAGGGAGAGCCGTTTAAACGGGACGGGGCGGGGGGTGGAGCTGACAGCGGGTATAGGAGGAGAAAAGTGAGGGAGGGGTAGGGAAGAGAGAGCGCGTAACGTGAGATCACCCTCAGCAGCTCAGGCAAGTGCAGATGTGAGATGAGAAGAGAGCAGAGCAACTGAACTCTGGAAAGGTGGATTCGACCATAACAATGTAAGAGAATATTAAACATACAGCTTTTTACCATACTCATACATGTTATAATTTAAGCGCATGACGAATATGTGTGTGTCCTTGGATTTATTGACAGCTGTGTGATGTGTCTTGGTACTTGGAAATGTAGGactgttttaaaatcttaatgttTTGCATAATCTGTGTTCAAGCTCTATAGTGTTTTAAATCTGCGTAGACATTCTCTAAATGACAAGTTTGTTCAAACATGCCTATGCATTTTGACATAACAGTATCGAGTTCTAGAATGCAAGGCATGTATTTATGAGCGAGACAGTATGCTTGACAGCTGAGGTTTGTATTTATCATAgcacattacattacatatatgCATTTGGTAGGTgcatttatgaattttaaacGCCTTTGCATTGAAGGAATCAAACCATGACCTTGGTTTTGGAAGCACAATACTTTATGATAAAAactttgtgtttttataacaacactatctctgtctctctccatctctctatatgtattttaattagggctgtcactaacagttttttttttggcaacggagtaatctgtcgattattctgacgattaaccgagtaatcggataattgtaattaattttctgtagtaataaaaatagacctaagtaaGCAATATccaatatatgtaattttttgaatatttgGACATCAAAACGTAAACTCAAAGCGAGTTTTtgttacacttttattttgaaatcgtgaAATCACACTCTCAttatgaacagttagcatattgataAAGATATGGATGTATTCTCTTACAAATCTGATGTGCCACTTACAGTATTTTAGCAGTTACTTGACACatgcaaaatgcaatcaaggatttgctgaaatcaagtACTTGAAATTGAAGAATCATGACAgtcttaattttaatatatattatcattatatgaGTTTAATATATGACTTTTCTACCAGGTGAATTGTTTGACTCCAGCACGTTGGACGTCGCTCAGTCTCCCAGCATTAACAGCGACAGTTGTAGGGACATGGTGACCCCCACTCGGCCCCGCACAACAGAGGACCTCTTTGCTGCCATTCACAGGTAAATTCCCACAATACTTTGCCGTGATCCATTTTCCAGTCTGGTCTACTTCCTTTCCACTCCATCCCTCCCTCGTCCTGTAAACCGCATTCATAATTTTAAAGTGGGCTGTCCTATCCAATCTCAGATACATTCATCAAAGATGAAGCGTGGAAGGAAAGCAGCCTGTATGGAGTAGGGCTTCTGTGGTCTCAGGCTGTCAGATTAAAAAATGCCCGACTAAAGTATTACCCCACTGGATGCTTATGTATAGTTTGGATGTGTTGAAGAAACATGCACTCTTCTCTAATTCGGTCATAGAACACTCAGCCTTACTGCAGTCCTTCACATGATCTCTGATGCATACCGAATGGCgcattatttaaaattcattatGTTGTGTTGTAGTTCACAAGTTATGCAGGCTTGCCATAGTCACGTGTACCGGGCAGGTTTTTGAAGTTCTTCAGCCTTCACACAATTTCATTCGAGAGGATTTGGTTTCCTCCGCTACAGCGTGTGTGTGTACGAGCGTGTGCGGCTTTGCTCTTCCTTCTGCTTTGGACCGCTGCAATCCCACACAGATATTAGAGCAAAAGATATCCTTGAAATGGAAAACCAGTTTAGATGTAGTGTGACAGAGCACCAGATGCTACGTGCTCCGTAAATCCTGCGGTTTGCCCGATGCCACTCTCAAAGCACTGAGCTTTAGATGAATCAAATAATAAAGCTGGAGTGGAAGATAGATTACAACCACAGTGTATACAGCATTTATCTCAAGATTTGACCTGTTGTTTTCAAGgacttctgtaaaaaaaaatctgtatttattcaatatttttcttattttatatatatatgtcagagattgcgctagactttaacgttgtccatcattttgacggacagggttgtaaaaattccatcataatctattattacccgtcattttaattttcatatttaaaattagaataacacatttaattgcttttattttggttcacattttcatttttaatcatgaacctacaggacgctgcagtgtttaaaaacaacaaaatagcctacgctagggctgggtaaacagcaacaacaaaaatcaatttctcgattttaataaattctcattttaatgaaccaatattgattcttaaatcacaatcgatcttttggtctatgctgttttcagttaatgaatgaacagtacagtgcgtcttccttccaataaatagcaataataggctgggctttgtgttacttttgatatgaaactaagtctatatatatattatatatatataaatgcatgcattttattttagatatttatctTGTTTAAAGGAATTGTTTaggatatttagattttatatatatatatatatatatatatatatatatatatatatatatttttttttttttttaggtattgtttttagatgatgtatatcTGACTCTTTCAACTCTTGCTTCCACATCCCTTGTAATTTTGCCACGATCTGTCATATCTGTTGTTCTCTTCATCCTTGGTCTTCCCTGATCTCTTCCATCCTCCTTTTCCTTCTCTTTCGTTCAGCCTGGACCAGTTGAACATGAACACCCCCCAACATATGAGGTGCGGTCTGGCAAGTAATTAGCCGTTGGCTATTCGTCTCGTGATGATGCTAGGATGGGATTAGCTCTATAATCTCCCAGCACATCTCAGACTTGGGATGAATTTCTGCTCCATCCCGCAGATAATCCTGCGCTCCCTAATCTGCAGCAGTTATGCCATGCTAATGAATTTGATTTGATCCTGGGCACACATGCTCTAGCATTCATTGACCCAAGGTCCCCCCTACTGGTTGGGTGAATGAACAGCTCTCCGGGTTAAAATGATGCTGGGCATTTTGCCCAGTTTGCTTTGTTGATTAAGCTTCCATTATGTCTGCACTTCCATAAAGTTGCAACGCTTGCAGTATTCCTCTTTGGTTTAGCTTTTAAAGCACTGAATTTGTATTAAACAAACCCCCGCTATTTATATCCCGCATTGTTAAGTTATTCCTGCTTTTCCAATTTTGCTGTGAAGTTTTGGTTTGCTGGGGGCTAGCCGAGTTTAATGAGAAAGTGGAACAGAAATCAATGAAGGGGATAGGCTCATCAAGACTGAAAAAATTAATCACAAAAATGGATTCAAATCTTATTCAAGTCATTCAGCTTCAGGAGTAGTTTGATGAGTTGTTAACTGAAGTGAAGCAGTTTCGTTAAACATTTGTGCTGACAGTAAAGGGGCAGCTTTGTCAatggattttttctttttttgtttttgtactaaATGAACTGATGTTCTCCTGTCTGCTGCTAACTAATATAAGCTTTAGCTAATATGTGAcaccggaccacaaaaccagtcttaagtagcacgggtatatttgtagcagtagccaacaataatacattgtatgggccaaaattattgatttttcttttatgccaaaaatcattaggatattatgtaaagatcatgttccatgaagatattttgtaaaattcctatcgtaaataaatcacttaatttttgacgagtaatatgcattgctaagaacatcatttggactactttaaaggtgattttctcagtatttttgattacagatattcaaatagttgttatctcggccagatattgtcctatcctaacaaaccatacatcaatggcaaactgttttatttaactcaattactttactatatttcttCCTTAAAATGAATCCAAAATAGATTGGATATTGAACAATTAgaaatatgttcaataaatgaacatttattattaagctggataaataataattaaataataaacattttttaaattgcttgttaataaatgttcaccttttgaatATACTGAttcctctagtaattatgtgtctgatttttaatttagaacctattttgagttcattttaagccagccatatagtaatttttaaacaatagttgagttaaataaaattatatcgtccatatttaacccagcattttttagagtgcataaatctcaatttcataaaattgacccttataactggttttgtgatccagagtcacatatttaaaaaatatatatttttaactttggTTTAGGGATGCaaagcattaaaatgaatagTATTGCAACAGATTTGCTAAAAATTACatgtaactgtttttaaatcattagtatttttcagaatttacattaaagggatagttcacctaaaaacgaaaattctgtcattaattactcgccctcatgtcgtttcaaaactgtaaaaccttcgttcatcttcagaacacaaattaagatatttctggtgaaatctgagagcttcttgaccctgcatagatacagcaacacaactaccatgttcattAGCTGCTTACAATTACGgttgatccactgatgtcacgtggactattttaatgatgtctttactacctttctgggtcttgaatgtggtatttgcgttgctgtctatatctacggtcagaaagctctcagatttcatcaaaaatatcttcatttctgttccgaaaatgaacgaaggcctcacgggtttgaaatgacatgagggcgagtaattaataacagaattatcatttttgggtgaactatccctttaagtaacattaaatgtaaaataaaattaaatattttacaatattgtgCATTCctccttttgtttttaatgctttatttctgttttgtctGAACAACTTATCTAACATTGCTTCATCTTTGTCTCCAGGTCAAAGCGGAAGGTCCTTGGGCGTAAGGAATCCGAAGAGGACCGTTCACGAGCTCCTTCATCCCCACCGGTCACCCCTACAGGAACGCCCCCCGCCTTGACTTCCCCCCTGCCACGGCAAACAGGCTCCATCCAGCGCAGCCTGCGCAAATCGGCGACCAGCAGCGACACCTTCAAGGCCCTCCTGCTAAAAAAAGGCAGTCGCTCCGAAACCAGCTTCCGCATGTCTGCCGCGGAGATGCTGCGCAGCACCGACCCACGCTTTCATAGGACTCGCTCTCTCGACTCCTCATTTGATCCAGCATCTCCAACAACCGAGAGCCCTTGTTCTTCACCGGGCCGCAACAAGAGGACGCCCGAGGATTGGGCGCGCAACGAGGGAATATTTTCAACGTCGCCGTCGCTAATCGGGCCGGAGTACGGCCGATCTCGCACGCCACCCTCCGCCGCAAGCAGCAAGTATAACGCACGCAGCCGGATCCTCAGCAGCCCCATGACTGTCATTTGCGAGAGGGATGGAGAACTCACCGACTGTGAAGACCCATGTCCTGTTTCTCCATTAAACAACTCTCAGGACTCTAACAGCACTTTATGTGAGCAGAGCAGCAGTTAGGAGACCAAACGGCTCCTTGGCAAAGGCAGAATGTCTTCTCGGCTCTCTTCGGAGGGAGGAAGACCAGGAGAGGCTGAACTCTAGAAGGTCTTGCCGCCCGCTAATCCACACAGCACAGTCTGGCGTTGTAGTGTGGGCTAAGACTTACGGATCTAGCAGTCAGTTCAAGCAGTAGACGAGACTGCTGTACTGTAGCTCTTCAGAAAATAAGTAACCAATCTAATCCAATTTGACCTTCTTTTTGGAGAGAGCTCCTCTTTCAGTGGCAATACTAGACTTGTCTTTCCAAAGCTTACCAATTACTTCTTTTGTTCAGATTTTTAATTCCATTCTTCAGAAGTAACAGTCAGATTTGTGTGAGTTTTTTTGGTGAAGGAGTTAACGAAAGTTGTAATGAAGGAATTACTATGTGACTGCTTGTTTTGGTTGTAGTAGTTCAAGTTGATGGATGTTTTGTCACATCTCAAACTTCACCGAGGCAGCTCTGTCGGCGCCTTACCGCTTGAGTACGCCGGTCTTCGAAGACCAGGATAAAGAGCACAGATTCCTACAAGAGACTATCTTTCCATACTGTTCGGACTGTCGGAAGTTTCTGGAATTGGAAA
This is a stretch of genomic DNA from Labeo rohita strain BAU-BD-2019 chromosome 20, IGBB_LRoh.1.0, whole genome shotgun sequence. It encodes these proteins:
- the nhsl1b gene encoding NHS-like protein 1 isoform X5, which encodes MPFPSRTVEPQLVSRLRGSDGSEKIFITADGRKVRKPVLFSSLEEVCCHTLTGILHQLSDLSRHASDIFMEIETQAVLVTQRTSSIQVRLERLQLTVCKLDPKTIKIPVSNLDEEKKWTVHYTAPWHQQENVFLPGSRPACVEDLHRQAKVNLKTALRECDKLRKDGFRSSQYYSQGPTFSGSTNSQHEDEDIEDDDADRKSIASSGEEEKDTCQMRAQSPAQVEGVEVDGQMSRSKAPPLPTPEEKMRQQAQAVLTDIVPINVTAVKGRGGELRPQSMFIPGQYSTLGRVINGNSTLRRSITKDSGCQTEDVKIVPPSVRRIRAQKGQGIAAQMAGISTSAMNISSVSDGTSPGNSIVVMAPQFGNDIQRFHSLPRGARVSLNAEPLYSSTPFRQEDSTAKPTQQIGKLQVDDTVVHMRNAPRVCTQARPKSQEVRGTQREWGSVSGPACVVSPHAAYSTSLIPNATLSCSAEVIALHTTSSPGQSPLAGSPYAKARPLSMVSTESTSSVGTRSHTPEAGAKDTCSETGQSDSSLHSHSTLAAGTLSSEEQWIYDTPENVLPRRTLSSSCSTPINHLYSSLERSSKGTDSSSLYSMDNDGYYTSMHLDSGLRSRSQGSGHGHGIGGRAARHSMYECLGQQEDRNSLYSDRSLSRSISLRKPKKPPLPPARTDSLRRKPKKNSSPSANINQSAISNGSLLNESLIATLQQSLQNGLKGKGSSTSPSHSPCSDYEDPWMIRSRSQSSISAGSSGVSATGMAHVYSICPVTPSHSDTSSLRSDYADSWGYYMEYPRPSGDQTQSACTNAGQVVEMANGKSLHSGNQANLPPAQEGSDVSVKPRIGTSSPDRVHRLTSPSSGYSSQSNTPTAGTPVPSFMRCMSPSGKPKPRVPERKSSLLSSVSISSSSTSLSSNTSDSNRNNIPHPPPLPAGPVPFNSQCFPPPLPPSGPVCTIDQKFPPPPPPLPTTPNQQASMSPSYINSSPEFPPPPPPEILTDLNRSFSPPPPPPLPAYSPPQNQHLPSLTPPTPSSACLKEIKGSLKPVNLERKPVSPHSEEPSKMPLITPFALQSVQLRPAKRPENNGVSQLAKPQSPEKPQKPDHPTVPQGIPCTPPNLRPSPEKKLSIQHSQDSHVETKPDCVISHSEQTSCLTNGSIDLGEVKDTSEVDGLETTPNTTPKKKPPLISKKPKFSLIFTSVDHVSDLLNAQNDDSISITTSEDLDSTPVPEQEEKTEKESIDISTPPEEIKDISPTDGEAQEFSQTPDADKSASEAEDEERDDEDVTSSTGSFGSKDDESGELFDSSTLDVAQSPSINSDSCRDMVTPTRPRTTEDLFAAIHSLDQLNMNTPQHMRSKRKVLGRKESEEDRSRAPSSPPVTPTGTPPALTSPLPRQTGSIQRSLRKSATSSDTFKALLLKKGSRSETSFRMSAAEMLRSTDPRFHRTRSLDSSFDPASPTTESPCSSPGRNKRTPEDWARNEGIFSTSPSLIGPEYGRSRTPPSAASSKYNARSRILSSPMTVICERDGELTDCEDPCPVSPLNNSQDSNSTLCEQSSS
- the nhsl1b gene encoding NHS-like protein 1 isoform X9 — encoded protein: MVFIGTSLKSVIKYFKRKAVSNLDEEKKWTVHYTAPWHQQENVFLPGSRPACVEDLHRQAKVNLKTALRECDKLRKDGFRSSQYYSQGPTFSGSTNSQHEDEDIEDDDADRKSIASSGEEEKDTCQMRAQSPAQVEGVEVDGQMSRSKAPPLPTPEEKMRQQAQAVLTDIVPINVTGETFDRQASIRRSLINTDTLVRRPKKVKRRKTISGVPDSVQLELAVKGRGGELRPQSMFIPGQYSTLGRVINGNSTLRRSITKDSGCQTEDVKIVPPSVRRIRAQKGQGIAAQMAGISTSAMNISSVSDGTSPGNSIVVMAPQFGNDIQRFHSLPRGARVSLNAEPLYSSTPFRQEDSTAKPTQQIGKLQVDDTVVHMRNAPRVCTQARPKSQEVRGTQREWGSVSGPACVVSPHAAYSTSLIPNATLSCSAEVIALHTTSSPGQSPLAGSPYAKARPLSMVSTESTSSVGTRSHTPEAGAKDTCSETGQSDSSLHSHSTLAAGTLSSEEQWIYDTPENVLPRRTLSSSCSTPINHLYSSLERSSKGTDSSSLYSMDNDGYYTSMHLDSGLRSRSQGSGHGHGIGGRAARHSMYECLGQQEDRNSLYSDRSLSRSISLRKPKKPPLPPARTDSLRRKPKKNSSPSANINQSAISNGSLLNESLIATLQQSLQNGLKGKGSSTSPSHSPCSDYEDPWMIRSRSQSSISAGSSGVSATGMAHVYSICPVTPSHSDTSSLRSDYADSWGYYMEYPRPSGDQTQSACTNAGQVVEMANGKSLHSGNQANLPPAQEGSDVSVKPRIGTSSPDRVHRLTSPSSGYSSQSNTPTAGTPVPSFMRCMSPSGKPKPRVPERKSSLLSSVSISSSSTSLSSNTSDSNRNNIPHPPPLPAGPVPFNSQCFPPPLPPSGPVCTIDQKFPPPPPPLPTTPNQQASMSPSYINSSPEFPPPPPPEILTDLNRSFSPPPPPPLPAYSPPQNQHLPSLTPPTPSSACLKEIKGSLKPVNLERKPVSPHSEEPSKMPLITPFALQSVQLRPAKRPENNGVSQLAKPQSPEKPQKPDHPTVPQGIPCTPPNLRPSPEKKLSIQHSQDSHVETKPDCVISHSEQTSCLTNGSIDLGEVKDTSEVDGLETTPNTTPKKKPPLISKKPKFSLIFTSVDHVSDLLNAQNDDSISITTSEDLDSTPVPEQEEKTEKESIDISTPPEEIKDISPTDGEAQEFSQTPDADKSASEAEDEERDDEDVTSSTGSFGSKDDESGELFDSSTLDVAQSPSINSDSCRDMVTPTRPRTTEDLFAAIHRSKRKVLGRKESEEDRSRAPSSPPVTPTGTPPALTSPLPRQTGSIQRSLRKSATSSDTFKALLLKKGSRSETSFRMSAAEMLRSTDPRFHRTRSLDSSFDPASPTTESPCSSPGRNKRTPEDWARNEGIFSTSPSLIGPEYGRSRTPPSAASSKYNARSRILSSPMTVICERDGELTDCEDPCPVSPLNNSQDSNSTLCEQSSS